In Bacillus carboniphilus, the sequence CCTAGTACGCCACCTCGATCATCGATTCGCTCAAATTCTTTTAATATGGCTTCTTCCACTAATTCCGTAAGCTCTTCAATAATGAATGAACCTTGGAGAGGGTTCTCATTTTTCGTTAAGCCATGCTCTTTTGTAATAATCATCTGAATCGCCATTGCACGTCGTACAGATTCCTCTGTTGGTGTTGTTATGGCTTCATCATAAGCATTGGTATGAAGAGAGTTACAGTTGTCATGTAACGCCATAAGTGCTTGTAAAGTTGTGCGAATGTCATTGAAATCTATTTCTTGAGCATGGAGTGAACGACCAGATGTTTGAATGTGATACTTCAGCTTCTGGCTTCTTTCGTTTGCTCCATATTTATCACGCATAACAATGGACCAAATTCTTCTCGCTACACGCCCAATAACTGTATACTCTGGATCTAATCCATTTGAGAAGAAGAATGACAGATTTGGAGCAAAGTCATCAATATTCATACCACGGCTCAAATAGTATTCTACATACGTAAAACCATTTGCAAGTGTGAAAGCTAGCTGTGAAATGGGGTTAGCTCCCGCTTCTGCAATATGATAACCCGAAATAGATACGGAATAGTAATTTCGAACCTTTTCATCGATAAAATATTGTTGAATATCTCCCATCATTTTCAACGCAAATTCGGTTGAGAAGATACACGTATTTTGACCTTGATCTTCTTTCAAAATGTCAGCTTGAACCGTACCTCTAACAGTTTGTAACGTTTGGCTCTTCACTTGTAAAAACTCATCTACAGTAAGGACACGACCTAGCTCTTCCTCTTTTTCACGAACTTGTTGGTCAATCGCTGTATTGAGGAACATCGCTAAAATAATGGGAGCAGGTCCGTTAATGGTCATAGACACTGATGTCATTGGATGACATAAATCAAATCCATCGTAAAGCTTTTTCATATCATCAAGTGTACAAACGCTTACTCCACTTTCTCCGATTTTCCCGTAAATATCCGGTCTATAATCAGGGTCTTCACCGTAAAGTGTCACTGAATCAAAGGCAGTACTAAGTCGTTTCGCATCATCGTCTTTCGATAAATAATGGAAACGGCGGTTCGTTCTTTCCGGTGTTCCCTCACCAGCGAATTGACGCTTCGGATCTTCTCCTTGACGTTTAAACGGAAAGACCCCTGCTGTATATGGAAACATACCCGGAACATTTTCTTTATAAACCCATCTTAGTATCTCTCCATAGTCCTTGTATTTCGGAAGGGAAACCTTAGGGATATGAAGCCCTGATAAGCTCTTTGTTTTTAGTTCAGTTACGATCTCTTTGTCTCTAATTTTAGTTACAAACTGGTCTGCACTATATTTTTCTTTCAGGCTTTCCCAATTCGCTAAAACTTTTTGAGACTCTGGTGTAAGCTTTTCTTCTGTTCTATCTTTTAATGCTTCCAGAGAACGAATGACCTCTTCGTTTCCTTCAGATTCCTTTGCTGCTTCCAATGCGCCATCTAATTGGAACAAACGGCGAGCTATCTCTACTTGTTCCTCAGCGTTTTGGTGGTAACGTCTGACCGTATCAGCAATTTCTCTTAAGTAGTAGCGGCGATCATTCGGAATGATGATATTTTGCTTTTCCACTTCCACATCTTTTGAAAAAGTTGTGGTGAAGTTCTTTTGGCATTTCGTATTCACGACTTCAATTAGTGCTGCAAATAGTGCATTGGTTCCCGGGTCATTAAATTGGCTTGCAATCGTACCATAAACAGGCATCTTATCGAGTTCTTGGTCAAATAGCATACGACTTCTTTGATACTGCTTTTGAACCTGCCTTCTTGCATCCTCAGACCCTTTACGCTCAAATTTATTGATGACGATTAGGTCAGCAAAGTCAATCATGTCAATCTTCTCAAGTTGTGAAGGTGCACCGAACTCACTCGTCATTACATACATGGATACATCACAAATATTTGTGATTTCAGCATCCCCTTGACCGATTCCACTTGTTTCCACGACAACAAGGTCAAAGCCAGCAGCTTTTACTACTGAAATGGCATCCTTGATTGCTAATGATAGCTCTGATCTTGACCCACGTGTTGCTAAACTACGCATATACACACGGTTAGAGAAGATTGCATTCATACGGATTCTATCTCCAAGTAGAGCTCCACCCGTCTTTTG encodes:
- the icmF gene encoding fused isobutyryl-CoA mutase/GTPase IcmF, whose protein sequence is MTTQMVYKPKHHIRFVTASSLFDGHDASINIMRRILQASGVEVIHLGHNRSVEEVVQAAIQEDVQGIAMSSYQGGHVEYFKYMYDLLQEKGASHIRIYGGGGGVIIPREIKELHDYGIARIFSPEDGRKHGLQGMINQMLEECDFATIRDFDKSILEKVKSGEPSAVASCITLAEYGVDELEAAAAVELLNEVKASAKDVPVVGITGTGGAGKSSLTDELVRRFLRELPEQRIAILSVDPTKQKTGGALLGDRIRMNAIFSNRVYMRSLATRGSRSELSLAIKDAISVVKAAGFDLVVVETSGIGQGDAEITNICDVSMYVMTSEFGAPSQLEKIDMIDFADLIVINKFERKGSEDARRQVQKQYQRSRMLFDQELDKMPVYGTIASQFNDPGTNALFAALIEVVNTKCQKNFTTTFSKDVEVEKQNIIIPNDRRYYLREIADTVRRYHQNAEEQVEIARRLFQLDGALEAAKESEGNEEVIRSLEALKDRTEEKLTPESQKVLANWESLKEKYSADQFVTKIRDKEIVTELKTKSLSGLHIPKVSLPKYKDYGEILRWVYKENVPGMFPYTAGVFPFKRQGEDPKRQFAGEGTPERTNRRFHYLSKDDDAKRLSTAFDSVTLYGEDPDYRPDIYGKIGESGVSVCTLDDMKKLYDGFDLCHPMTSVSMTINGPAPIILAMFLNTAIDQQVREKEEELGRVLTVDEFLQVKSQTLQTVRGTVQADILKEDQGQNTCIFSTEFALKMMGDIQQYFIDEKVRNYYSVSISGYHIAEAGANPISQLAFTLANGFTYVEYYLSRGMNIDDFAPNLSFFFSNGLDPEYTVIGRVARRIWSIVMRDKYGANERSQKLKYHIQTSGRSLHAQEIDFNDIRTTLQALMALHDNCNSLHTNAYDEAITTPTEESVRRAMAIQMIITKEHGLTKNENPLQGSFIIEELTELVEEAILKEFERIDDRGGVLGAMESQYQRGKIQEESMYYEMKKHSGELPIIGVNTYLNPNPPSEEELDSMELARATKEEKELQIHNLKEFQGNHASEAEEALEKLKQVALSGGNIFAELMETVKVASLGQITRALYEVGGQYRRNM